Proteins encoded within one genomic window of Ctenopharyngodon idella isolate HZGC_01 chromosome 6, HZGC01, whole genome shotgun sequence:
- the rin2b gene encoding ras and Rab interactor 2 isoform X5, with protein MAMDSSFQLSRIDRSGSFLQLVDAFALSLGTLERQMVHATQEKDRDPVRDPDTSMFIEIEGGMSTVCLQYPAFDGDGTSTSVSVLDKLIHTHPIWLLRSIDQQEATGILLQQPAGVFLVWRSSVLQKKVLSFHMDGTSDSSVIHIPLKESQYTFSLEGSGISFADLFHLVAFYCISRDILPSTLKLPEAIHSAETLSDLHEVAQQGAGY; from the exons ATGGCGATGGACTCGTCTTTTCAACTCAGTCGGATAGACAGAAGTGGTAGCTTTCTTCAG CTTGTCGATGCGTTTGCATTGTCACTGGGTACGTTGGAGCGACAAATGGTTCATGCTACGCAGGAAAAAGACAGAGATCCAGTCAGAGATCCAGACACGTCTATGTTCATAGA GATAGAGGGAGGGATGAGCACTGTGTGTCTACAGTATCCTGCGTTTGATGGGGATGGTACAAGCACAAGTGTGAGTGTGTTGGACAAactgatacacacacaccccaTCTGGCTTCTGCGTTCCATCGACCAGCAAGAGGCCACTGGCATCCTACTGCAGCAACCAGCTGGG GTGTTTTTGGTCTGGAGGTCATCTGTCCTGCAAAAGAAGGTCTTGTCATTCCACATGGATGGTACCTCAGACTCCTCTGTGATTCACATCCCTTTAAAGGAGAGCCAGTACA CATTTTCTCTGGAGGGCTCAGGAATTAGTTTTGCTGATCTCTTTCATCTTGTGGCCTTTTATTGTATTAGCAG AGACATTCTGCCGTCTACCCTGAAGCTTCCTGAGGCAATACACTCAGCTGAGACCCTCTCAGATCTGCATGAGGTGGCCCAGCAAGGGGCAG GGTACTAA
- the dtd1 gene encoding D-aminoacyl-tRNA deacylase 1, with protein MKAIIQRVTKASVTVGEEQISSIGRGLCVLLGISVEDTQKDVDYMVRKILNLRVFEDENGRAWSRSVMDRELEVLCVSQFTLQCILKANKPDFHSAMPAELAQPFYNSMLEQMREAYKPELIKDGQFGAKMQVLIQNDGPVTIHLESPTRPTDPKQLSKQEKQQQRKEKTRTKGPSESSREKAALRSKADPSASSGAEGDVSSEREP; from the exons ATGAAGGCGATCATTCAAAGAGTAACAAAGGCAAGCGTAACAG TTGGGGAGGAGCAGATCAGTTCCATAGGCAGAGGACTCTGTGTCTTACTTGGCATCTCAGTGGAGGACACACAGAAGGATGTTGACTACAT GGTACGTAAGATTCTTAACTTGCGTGTGTTTGAGGATGAGAACGGCCGTGCCTGGAGCCGCAGCGTGATGGACAGAGAGCTGGAGGTGTTGTGTGTGAGTCAGTTCACTCTGCAGTGTATCCTCAAGGCAAATAAGCCTGACTTCCACTCTGCCATGCCGGCCGAACTGGCTCAGCCCTTCTACAACAGCATGCTGGAGCAGATGAGGGAAGCGTATAAACCAGAACTCATCAAAG ATGGGCAGTTTGGTGCAAAAATGCAGGTACTCATTCAGAATGATGGACCTGTGACCATTCATCTGGAGTCTCCTACTCGCCCTACAGACCCTAAACAG CTGTCCAAACAAGAGAAGCAACAGCAGCGAAAAGAAAAAACCAGGACAAAAGGCCCTTCCGAGTCCAGCAGAGAGAAGGCAGCTCTGCGCTCTAAAGCAGACCCCAGCGCCAGCAGCGGAGCAGAGGGAGATGTGTCCTCTGAACGGGAACCATAG
- the sec23b gene encoding protein transport protein Sec23B, with protein MATYQDFIQQNEDRDGIRCSWNLWPSSRLEATRLVVPVSCLYTPLKERPDLPPVQYEPVLCSRANCKAVLNPLCQVDFRAKIWACNFCFQRNSFPPSYAGISEVNQPAELMPQFSTIEYIVQRGPPTPLIFLYVVDTCLEEEDLQALKESLQMSLSLLPPNALVGLITFGRMVQVHELSCEGIAKSFVFRGTKELTPKQIQEMLGLMKPATSGQQGKPLAPHDAAASCRFLQPVQAVDMNLTDLLGELQRDPWPVPQGKRPLRSTGIALSIAIGLLEGTFPNTGARVMLFTGGPPTQGPGMVVGDELKTPIRSWHDIQKDNARHLKKATKYYETLANRTAVNGHSVDIYACALDQTGLLEMKCLSNLTGGHIVMGDSFNTSLFKQTFQRVFSKDYNGEFRMAFGGTLEVKTSRELKVSGAIGPCVSLNSKGPCVSDNEMGVGGTCQWKICSLTPATTLAMYFEVVNQHNAPIPQGGRGAIQFVTQYQHSNTQRRIRVTTIARNWADAQSQIQHIESSFDQEASAVLMARLGVFRAESEEGPDVLRWLDRQLIRLCQKFGQFNKDDPNSFRLSESLSLYPQFMFHLRRSPFLQVFNNSPDESSYYRHHFVRQDLTQSLIMIQPILYSYSFYGPPEPVLLDSSSILPDRILLMDTFFQLVIYHGETIAQWRKAGYQEMPEYENFKQLLQAPLDDAQEILQTRFPMPRYIDTEHGGSQARFLLSKVNPSQTHNNLYAWGQESGAPILTDDVSLQVFMDHLKKLAVSSSA; from the exons TCAAGTGGACTTCAGAGCCAAGATATGGGCCTGCAACTTCTGCTTCCAGAGAAACTCT TTTCCTCCATCATACGCAGGCATTTCAGAAGTGAATCAGCCTGCAGAACTAATGCCTCAGTTCTCCACCATTGAGTACATAGTGCAG CGTGGACCTCCAACCCCTCTCATCTTTCTTTATGTGGTGGACACATGTCTGGAGGAAGAAGACCTCCAGGCCCTGAAAGAATCCCTACAGATGTCTCTGAGTCTCTTGCCACCCAACGCCCTGGTGGGTCTCATCACCTTCGGCCGTATGGTTCAGGTCCATGAGCTCAGCTGTGAAGGTATTGCCAAGAGCTTCGTCTTCCGTGGCACAAAGGAGCTAACACCCAAACAGATACAG GAGATGCTGGGACTGATGAAGCCAGCCACCTCTGGACAGCAAGGCAAACCACTAGCCCCTCATGACGCTGCTGCTTCCTGCAG ATTTCTGCAGCCTGTTCAAGCAGTCGATATGAACCTGACCGACCTTCTTGGGGAGCTGCAAAGAGACCCATGGCCTGTTCCTCAGGGGAAGAGACCTCTGCGTTCCACGGGCATCGCCCTTTCCATTGCTATTGGACTATTGGAG GGAACTTTTCCTAACACAGGGGCCCGTGTGATGCTGTTCACCGGTGGCCCCCCAACACAAGGGCCCGGCATGGTGGTGGGAGATGAACTGAAGACCCCCATCCGCTCCTGGCACGACATCCAGAAAGACAACGCTCGCCATCTGAAGAAGGCCACTAAG TATTACGAGACTCTGGCTAACCGCACAGCAGTAAACGGACACAGTGTTGATATCTACGCCTGTGCACTGGATCAGACGGGACTCCTAGAGATGAAATGTCTGTCCAACCTCACAGG ggGCCACATTGTCATGGGGGATTCCTTCAACACGTCTCTGTTCAAGCAGACCTTCCAAAGAGTCTTCAGCAAAGACTACAACGGAGAGTTCCGCATGGCTTTTGGCGGTACTTTGGAAGTGAAG ACCTCAAGAGAGCTGAAGGTATCGGGTGCGATCGGGCCATGCGTGTCCTTGAACTCTAAAGGACCCTGTGTTTCAGACAAT GAAATGGGCGTTGGAGGAACATGTCAGTGGAAGATTTGCAGTCTAACGCCTGCCACCACCTTGGCCATGTACTTTGAAGTAGTAAATCAG caCAACGCCCCTATTCCTCAGGGTGGAAGAGGAGCTATTCAGTTTGTCACACAGTACCAGCATTCAAACACACAGCGGCGGATCCGTGTCACCACCATTGCCAGGAA TTGGGCTGACGCACAGTCCCAGATCCAACACATCGAGTCGTCATTTGATCAGGAGGCCTCTGCCGTTCTCATGGCCCGGCTCGGCGTTTTCAGGGCAGAGTCAGAGGAGGGGCCAGACGTTCTCCGCTGGCTGGACAGGCAGCTCATTCGCTTG TGTCAGAAGTTTGGCCAGTTCAATAAAGATGATCCAAACTCCTTCAGACTGTCTGAATCTCTCTCACTCTACCCACAG TTCATGTTCCACTTGAGGAGATCCCCATTCCTGCAGGTGTTCAATAACAGTCCGGACGAGTCATCCTACTACAGGCATCATTTTGTGCGTCAGGATCTGACACAGTCGCTCATAATGATTCAGCCCATCCTTTACTCTTACTCTTTCTACGGCCCTCCAGAG CCTGTTCTTCTGGACAGCAGCAGCATCCTTCCTGATCGCATTCTGTTGATGGACACCTTCTTCCAGTTGGTGATTTACCATGGCGAG ACCATTGCTCAGTGGAGGAAGGCTGGATACCAGGAGATGCCAGAGTATGAGAACTTCAAGCAGCTTCTTCAAGCTCCTCTGGACGACGCTCAGGAGATCTTGCAGACGCGCTTCCCAATGCCCAGATACATCGACACCGAGCACGGAGGTTCACAGGCCCGCTTCCTCCTCTCTAAAGTCAACCCTTCTCAGACACATAACAACCTCTACGCCTGGGGCCAG gagTCCGGAGCACCAATCCTCACAGATGACGTTAGTCTGCAAGTTTTCATGGACCATCTCAAGAAACTGGCTGTTTCGAGTTCAGCCTAA